A region from the Natronomonas salsuginis genome encodes:
- a CDS encoding HEAT repeat domain-containing protein — protein MSLYQLERDGDLETLTETLERSGNPSIRLRAAQIIGGLFESEDFDNDDLLVGEDTSISTDPELNEGDSDRSSVIDVLVSTVTDDSNKKVRAAAIDALDKHGAESLERVIDELSETDLGSAAEWVTAQAYVESLSDNRPELRMAAASGLGRIGDSKATPALVKRLSDPDSRVRARSAVACGRIGDPQAVEALEDRLHDDPSVDVRRGAADALGEIGTEGALSVLLEAADDETVTIRRVVADALGQFGNVTPVDTLVRLLGDDDETVRRTAMFSLVETLSNAPPQQSHDVRNAAADRLGSATADDVIPPLAEILTESSGAPQRRNAAWLLGRVLGDEYEPTARTALVDALSDDDTMTAQFAATSLARLSGPSLESELLELCIDPSAPLEARSKALFVLGKIGGEKTRSELEDLVDSTEHDELREGAFSALSKLGGLGGGGRQ, from the coding sequence ATGTCGCTGTATCAGTTGGAGCGCGACGGTGACCTCGAGACCCTCACCGAGACGCTGGAGCGGAGCGGGAATCCCTCCATCCGGCTTCGAGCCGCCCAGATTATCGGCGGCCTGTTCGAGTCCGAAGACTTCGACAATGACGACCTCTTGGTGGGTGAGGATACATCGATTTCGACCGATCCGGAACTGAACGAGGGGGATTCAGATCGATCTTCCGTCATCGACGTACTGGTCTCTACGGTCACCGACGATTCGAACAAGAAGGTTCGAGCGGCGGCGATCGATGCACTTGATAAACACGGGGCGGAGTCGCTCGAGCGGGTGATCGATGAGCTTTCCGAGACGGATCTGGGGTCGGCGGCCGAGTGGGTTACCGCACAGGCGTACGTCGAATCGCTCTCGGATAACCGCCCCGAGCTCAGGATGGCCGCCGCGAGCGGACTGGGGCGAATCGGTGACTCGAAGGCGACGCCCGCGCTGGTAAAACGACTCTCGGATCCCGATTCACGGGTGCGGGCTCGATCGGCTGTCGCCTGCGGCCGCATCGGCGATCCACAGGCCGTCGAAGCGCTCGAAGACCGCCTTCACGACGATCCGAGCGTCGACGTTCGGCGGGGCGCGGCGGACGCCCTCGGTGAGATCGGAACGGAGGGCGCATTGAGCGTCCTGCTGGAGGCAGCCGACGATGAAACTGTGACGATCCGTCGCGTCGTCGCGGATGCGCTCGGACAGTTTGGCAACGTCACGCCCGTCGACACACTGGTCAGGCTACTGGGAGACGACGACGAGACGGTCCGCCGGACCGCGATGTTCTCGTTGGTCGAGACTCTGTCAAACGCTCCCCCACAGCAGAGTCATGACGTGCGAAACGCCGCCGCGGATCGACTCGGTTCGGCGACTGCAGACGATGTCATACCGCCGCTCGCAGAAATACTGACCGAGAGCTCGGGCGCGCCACAACGACGGAACGCCGCGTGGCTCCTGGGTCGCGTCCTCGGAGACGAGTACGAGCCAACGGCTCGGACGGCGCTCGTCGACGCGCTGAGTGACGACGATACGATGACGGCACAGTTCGCGGCGACGAGTCTAGCACGGCTTTCCGGTCCGTCACTCGAATCCGAGCTACTGGAGCTGTGTATCGATCCCAGTGCGCCCCTCGAAGCGCGGTCGAAGGCGCTTTTCGTCCTCGGTAAAATCGGCGGAGAGAAAACGCGATCGGAGCTCGAGGACTTGGTCGACAGCACCGAACACGACGAGCTCCGCGAGGGGGCGTTTTCGGCGCTCTCGAAACTCGGGGGGCTCGGCGGAGGTGGTCGCCAGTGA
- a CDS encoding CheF family chemotaxis protein — MSRSERKLLDTTGRFAQVVRDGSKTTDVDWTDGRILLSNRRIILAGANGKRTVSVSNIDTVEGRYDVNKAIAQVSNYVSIRVGRDVYVVSTGDSEEFERTLHKTIVDGSMVLVKHPAIEGGVVQSVNWKKARVKLGDGAVNLAVEDGSFIPIEIDDVGTVERDSRSVRSKERPVLEAEHTEDGTSVETYLSGNEKHCSVLGSVLRRGADRNSSSIDLSTAETEVLMALYSGVSSFEVPEFLDMDPDEVESIYEELVELDVLQEVRIRREVALKPRGRNIASESMNQQ; from the coding sequence GTGAGCAGATCGGAGCGAAAACTGCTCGATACGACCGGACGGTTCGCACAGGTCGTTCGGGACGGCTCGAAGACCACCGACGTCGACTGGACGGATGGGCGAATACTCCTCTCTAACCGGCGGATCATCCTCGCTGGGGCGAACGGAAAGCGGACGGTCTCGGTCTCGAATATCGACACGGTCGAGGGACGATACGACGTCAACAAGGCGATTGCACAGGTCTCAAACTATGTGAGTATTCGGGTCGGCCGAGACGTCTACGTGGTTTCGACCGGTGACTCCGAAGAGTTCGAGCGTACGCTGCACAAGACGATCGTCGACGGCAGTATGGTCCTCGTCAAGCACCCGGCCATCGAGGGGGGCGTCGTCCAGAGCGTCAACTGGAAGAAAGCCCGCGTGAAACTCGGTGACGGTGCCGTCAACCTCGCCGTCGAGGACGGCTCATTCATCCCGATAGAAATCGACGACGTCGGGACCGTCGAGCGGGATTCCAGATCCGTTCGATCGAAGGAGCGTCCGGTTCTCGAGGCCGAACACACGGAGGACGGAACGAGCGTCGAGACGTACCTCTCAGGGAACGAAAAACACTGCTCGGTGTTGGGGTCGGTGCTCCGTCGCGGTGCCGATCGGAACTCTTCGTCGATCGATCTGAGCACGGCCGAAACCGAGGTGTTGATGGCGCTGTATTCGGGTGTTTCGTCCTTCGAGGTCCCGGAGTTTCTCGATATGGACCCCGACGAAGTCGAATCGATCTACGAAGAACTCGTCGAGTTAGACGTGCTCCAGGAGGTCCGGATTCGGCGCGAAGTCGCGCTGAAGCCACGGGGAAGAAACATCGCGAGCGAATCCATGAACCAGCAATAA
- a CDS encoding CheF family chemotaxis protein encodes MSGDERAVADFVGRFVRNPSAGSIEHPETGRIVMSQMRLVIAGDDEKLTTPLSNVVDVVVGNAPPDLRDMFDSAVTVGYRADGDRVETVVIEGGSETIERFRTVLFRCLLGGTKAYIRHPAQVGGRVTDTPIKKAKLSISSDGVAFKTGTATFRIAIENVIGFERADRSIGGGDGPTLLIRHADDGEVTTSLVSPLSTRRLNILGRYLRIEYGTLLSDVAEIDLSESETRLLVAVYATGGDIDFASVLDGDAARATNAVNALREKELIEDGPTGLSLTTHGQVMVNQRLEDVNV; translated from the coding sequence ATGAGCGGGGACGAACGCGCCGTCGCCGATTTCGTCGGGCGATTTGTGAGGAACCCGTCGGCCGGGTCCATCGAACATCCCGAGACCGGTCGTATCGTGATGAGCCAAATGCGGCTCGTGATCGCGGGTGACGACGAAAAGCTAACGACCCCACTATCGAACGTTGTCGATGTCGTCGTCGGGAACGCTCCACCGGATCTCCGGGATATGTTCGACTCCGCCGTGACCGTCGGATACCGGGCAGACGGAGACAGGGTCGAAACGGTCGTCATCGAGGGGGGCTCGGAGACGATCGAACGGTTCCGGACGGTCCTGTTCAGATGTCTCCTCGGTGGGACGAAAGCCTATATCAGGCATCCAGCTCAGGTTGGCGGGCGCGTAACCGATACCCCAATAAAAAAGGCGAAGTTATCCATATCGTCCGACGGCGTCGCATTCAAAACGGGGACGGCGACGTTTCGGATCGCGATCGAAAACGTCATTGGCTTCGAACGCGCCGATCGATCGATCGGCGGTGGAGACGGCCCGACGCTACTGATCAGACACGCCGACGACGGAGAGGTGACAACCTCGCTCGTCTCCCCGCTTTCGACCCGACGACTGAACATTCTCGGCCGATATCTCCGTATCGAGTACGGGACGCTCCTGAGCGACGTAGCCGAGATTGATCTCAGCGAGTCCGAAACACGGTTGTTGGTCGCCGTGTACGCAACCGGCGGCGATATCGACTTCGCGAGCGTCCTCGACGGGGATGCCGCCCGAGCGACGAACGCCGTGAACGCCCTCCGCGAGAAGGAACTGATCGAGGACGGGCCGACGGGTCTTTCGCTGACGACGCACGGCCAAGTCATGGTGAACCAGCGACTCGAGGACGTAAACGTCTGA
- the flaJ gene encoding archaellar assembly protein FlaJ produces the protein MGTAGRTVQVTELVSSILDAYDRMEMESRTYVLAVLLPTTVLFIGTITLAIVWETLFIVQVLLPVLGAVFLLTGVAYPKLAVDRRRIEMENRFHLMVTHMTVLSTTNIDRMEVFRKLANEDEYGELTVENRRVVQLVDTWNQSLDDALRRRAKEVPSDSLTDLFDRLAYTLGAGQEMSDFLFEEQTVIIENYSTIYEQSLENLDVMKDLYLSMVLSMTFALVFAVVLPILTGTNPTWTVAAVIAMFVFVQIGFFLVIRAVVPYDPLWYIEEGYRTRSKQLLVGSSAVAVAGFLLIVLSMLASTFGVAPFTTLVPMESIPTPLYLAIPTLPFLFPALVFRREEKAIVDRDTEFPSFIRALGASESAKQSTTSVVLRTLRKKDFGALTQNLNDLYRRLNMRIDTESAWRYFAEDTNSYIIQKFSEMYLIGREMGGNPKVLGELISQNMNQLAQLRERRRQVTVTLIGLLYGISAASAFAFFTGLEVAVIMSGFDIDIGSSAASFGQLLHTDMYNVPLLRYLLLLILLFNGVISSLTIRTADGGHYGNAFLHFVALIWVGCLTAVATESLISVLLDVDV, from the coding sequence ATGGGCACTGCCGGACGAACTGTTCAGGTGACCGAGCTCGTCAGTTCGATCCTCGACGCGTACGATCGGATGGAGATGGAGTCGCGGACGTACGTTCTCGCCGTGCTCCTTCCCACGACAGTGCTTTTCATCGGAACGATCACGCTCGCGATCGTCTGGGAGACGTTGTTTATCGTCCAGGTGTTGTTGCCCGTCCTCGGGGCGGTTTTTCTTCTCACCGGCGTGGCGTATCCGAAACTGGCGGTCGATCGGCGGCGGATCGAGATGGAGAATCGGTTCCACCTGATGGTCACGCACATGACCGTCCTCTCGACGACGAATATCGATCGCATGGAGGTGTTCCGCAAACTCGCGAACGAGGATGAGTACGGGGAGTTAACCGTCGAGAACAGACGCGTCGTTCAGCTCGTCGATACGTGGAATCAGAGCCTCGACGACGCCTTGAGACGGCGTGCTAAGGAGGTCCCGAGCGATTCGCTGACCGACTTATTCGACCGACTCGCATACACGTTGGGGGCGGGCCAAGAGATGTCGGATTTCCTCTTCGAAGAGCAGACCGTCATCATCGAGAACTACTCCACGATCTACGAGCAGTCCCTGGAAAATCTCGATGTAATGAAGGATCTCTATCTGTCGATGGTCCTCTCGATGACGTTCGCGTTGGTCTTCGCCGTCGTGCTCCCGATCCTGACCGGAACGAACCCGACGTGGACGGTCGCGGCGGTCATCGCCATGTTCGTGTTCGTCCAGATCGGGTTCTTTCTCGTCATTCGTGCGGTCGTTCCCTACGATCCGCTCTGGTATATCGAGGAGGGCTACAGAACGCGGTCGAAGCAGCTGCTCGTCGGGAGCTCGGCCGTCGCAGTGGCCGGGTTTTTACTGATCGTACTCTCGATGCTCGCGAGCACGTTCGGCGTTGCGCCGTTTACCACGTTGGTACCGATGGAATCGATCCCGACACCGCTGTATCTTGCGATTCCGACGCTTCCGTTTCTGTTTCCGGCGCTCGTCTTTCGGCGGGAAGAAAAGGCGATCGTAGATCGGGACACCGAGTTTCCGAGTTTTATCCGCGCTCTCGGAGCTAGCGAGAGCGCGAAACAGTCGACGACCTCAGTGGTGTTGAGAACCCTCCGAAAGAAGGACTTCGGGGCGTTGACGCAAAACCTCAACGACCTGTATCGACGGCTGAACATGCGCATCGACACCGAGAGCGCGTGGCGATATTTCGCCGAGGATACGAACTCGTACATCATCCAGAAGTTCAGCGAGATGTACCTTATCGGCCGCGAGATGGGTGGTAATCCGAAAGTACTCGGCGAGTTGATCAGCCAGAACATGAATCAACTCGCCCAGCTGAGAGAGCGACGGCGACAGGTGACCGTGACGCTAATCGGGCTGTTGTACGGCATCAGCGCAGCATCGGCGTTCGCGTTCTTTACCGGGCTCGAGGTCGCAGTGATAATGTCCGGATTCGACATCGACATTGGAAGCAGCGCCGCCAGCTTCGGGCAACTCCTGCACACGGACATGTATAACGTGCCGCTTCTCAGATATCTGTTGCTCCTCATTTTACTTTTTAACGGAGTTATCTCCTCGCTGACGATCCGAACCGCCGACGGCGGACACTACGGAAACGCGTTCCTCCACTTCGTCGCGCTGATATGGGTCGGCTGCCTCACGGCCGTCGCGACCGAATCGCTGATTAGCGTGCTCCTAGATGTGGACGTATGA
- a CDS encoding type II/IV secretion system ATPase subunit, with protein sequence MTEHGTAQPSDELRQAAANRPHLWEHLKKFKQITGEFPLFIEEADGEYETNRPNVLYPVGGPIYCHIYGDVGRDMKYYAIEPTLSGDEMQIFEGVKDELLRRSVTKKAPTGESEYGDQIEELLAESTRVDGREPADLLERIRFKIDPNITEVSQATFENIRYRLNRDIVGLGPLEPVMRDPANEDIHVIGPSECYVDHEVYGMVKTTVDFGTEAEFDSWLRNMGERIGDPLSDSDPIVDSTLPDGSRLNVIYSDDVSLKGPSLTIRQGSEVPLSVNQITNWGTLSPELAAYLWLCLENEQTVFVVGETASGKTTTLNSIMSFIPRDSKIYSAEDTAEVMPPHDTWQQLLTREGGGEDSQDVDMFNLVEAALRSRPEYIIVGEVRGEEGRMAFQAAQTGHPVMLTFHASDIVSMIQRFTGEPINVPETFMDNADVALFQNRVKQGDDVLRRVTSVQEIEGYSKEMEGVVTRQVFYWDPVEDEIVFQGMNNSYVLEDQIAELLGYPDTRKIYDDLQYRADIIERMIQEDILGYHEVNQAIEAFQRDGIEGLPFTVPRRD encoded by the coding sequence ATGACCGAACATGGAACAGCCCAACCGTCCGACGAACTCAGACAGGCCGCGGCAAACAGACCGCACCTCTGGGAGCATCTGAAGAAATTCAAACAGATAACCGGGGAGTTTCCCCTGTTCATAGAGGAGGCTGACGGCGAGTACGAGACGAATCGGCCGAACGTTCTCTACCCGGTCGGGGGGCCGATATACTGTCACATCTACGGTGACGTCGGCCGCGACATGAAGTACTACGCGATCGAGCCGACTCTCTCGGGGGACGAAATGCAGATCTTCGAAGGGGTAAAAGACGAACTGCTGCGGCGCAGCGTCACGAAGAAGGCTCCGACGGGGGAGTCCGAATACGGCGACCAAATCGAGGAATTGCTCGCGGAGTCGACGCGAGTGGATGGGCGGGAGCCAGCGGACCTCCTCGAACGAATTCGGTTCAAGATCGACCCGAATATCACGGAGGTCTCACAGGCGACGTTCGAGAACATCCGATACCGGCTGAACCGTGATATCGTCGGCCTCGGTCCGCTCGAACCGGTCATGCGCGATCCGGCTAACGAGGACATTCACGTCATCGGTCCCAGCGAGTGTTACGTCGATCACGAGGTCTACGGGATGGTGAAGACGACGGTCGACTTCGGAACAGAAGCCGAGTTCGACAGCTGGCTGCGAAACATGGGCGAGCGGATCGGCGATCCGCTGAGCGACTCCGATCCGATCGTCGACTCGACGCTCCCCGACGGCTCCCGGCTGAACGTCATTTACAGCGATGACGTGAGTCTGAAGGGCCCGAGCCTGACAATCCGACAGGGGAGCGAGGTGCCGCTGTCGGTCAACCAGATCACGAACTGGGGAACGCTGTCGCCCGAACTCGCGGCATACCTGTGGCTCTGTCTGGAGAACGAACAGACGGTGTTCGTCGTCGGCGAGACGGCCTCCGGGAAGACGACGACGCTGAACAGCATCATGTCGTTCATCCCGCGGGACTCGAAGATCTACTCGGCAGAGGACACCGCGGAAGTGATGCCGCCACACGACACGTGGCAGCAACTGCTCACCCGCGAGGGCGGCGGCGAGGACTCCCAAGACGTCGATATGTTCAATCTCGTCGAGGCTGCGCTTCGATCCCGCCCCGAATACATCATCGTGGGCGAGGTCCGAGGCGAGGAGGGACGAATGGCGTTTCAGGCCGCCCAGACCGGCCACCCGGTGATGTTGACCTTCCACGCGTCGGACATCGTCTCGATGATCCAGCGTTTCACCGGTGAACCGATCAACGTCCCTGAGACGTTCATGGATAACGCCGACGTGGCGTTGTTCCAGAACCGAGTCAAGCAGGGTGACGACGTGCTTCGGCGAGTGACGAGCGTGCAGGAGATCGAAGGGTACTCCAAGGAGATGGAGGGCGTCGTCACTCGGCAGGTGTTCTACTGGGACCCCGTCGAGGACGAAATCGTCTTTCAGGGGATGAACAACTCCTACGTGTTGGAGGATCAAATCGCCGAGCTACTCGGATACCCGGACACGCGGAAGATCTACGACGATCTCCAGTACCGCGCGGACATCATCGAGCGGATGATTCAAGAGGACATTCTCGGGTACCACGAGGTCAACCAGGCGATTGAGGCGTTCCAGCGCGACGGAATCGAGGGACTTCCGTTCACGGTTCCGCGGAGGGACTGA
- a CDS encoding ATPase domain-containing protein, which produces MQNTRNIRSLGLDDHDRLNKELGGGIPRGSIVLMEGDYGAGKSAISQRMAYGFCQEETSVSVLSTELTIGGFLDQMNSLSYDVVDHILNERLLFLHANLDTGGVLSGGGEENRMDLLTRLMEAKTMWMADVVVIDTFDAILRNDPTFEALIRKNEERQAALEIISFFRDMISEGKIIVLTVDPSTVDGDAIGPFRAIADVFFELEMVEVGNDVRRQISVKRFAGMGEQVGDSIGYSVRSGTGIVIESRSVA; this is translated from the coding sequence ATGCAAAATACACGAAACATACGATCGCTCGGACTCGACGATCACGACCGACTGAACAAAGAGCTCGGCGGGGGGATTCCGCGCGGAAGTATCGTCCTCATGGAGGGTGATTACGGTGCCGGGAAGAGCGCGATCTCTCAGCGGATGGCCTACGGATTCTGCCAGGAGGAGACGAGCGTGAGTGTCCTCTCGACGGAACTGACCATCGGGGGCTTCCTCGACCAGATGAACTCGCTGTCGTACGACGTCGTCGACCACATCCTCAACGAGCGGCTGTTGTTTCTCCACGCCAACCTCGATACCGGTGGCGTCCTCTCCGGTGGTGGCGAGGAGAATCGAATGGATCTCCTCACCAGACTGATGGAAGCAAAGACGATGTGGATGGCCGACGTGGTCGTTATCGATACCTTCGATGCGATCCTTCGAAACGACCCGACGTTCGAGGCGTTGATCCGCAAAAACGAGGAGCGACAAGCCGCACTGGAGATCATCTCCTTTTTCCGCGACATGATCTCCGAGGGGAAGATCATCGTCCTGACGGTCGATCCCTCGACCGTCGACGGTGATGCGATCGGACCGTTTCGAGCGATCGCGGACGTGTTCTTCGAACTGGAGATGGTCGAAGTCGGCAACGACGTTCGGCGACAGATCTCGGTCAAGCGGTTCGCGGGAATGGGCGAGCAGGTGGGTGATTCGATCGGCTACTCCGTTAGATCGGGTACCGGAATCGTCATCGAAAGTCGAAGTGTCGCCTGA
- a CDS encoding FlaD/FlaE family flagellar protein, with the protein MIDNLLGGGDDDDDPGESDVDDMDGGLFDDGDDLMGDGDDLMGDGDDLMGDDDELMGDDMGFDDMDGGGAATSAEVDNRIDELENEVASLSSTVNTVKSENEQISESVGNVEENVRKLLEVYEMVTRGVNPFIDESDMGDGFGSGTIGDGSMGLFGDDEEESEIDSSVADASADEFFDEDFEDGEEDDFDDFDDFDDDGGFDDELEDDFDGDFEDDFDEEFEDDESEDGGKSFEELKAEYDSGEAEWDDEAATDADELDDTETDDPEIGEDNSDFDTSASDPDPNLDDRNDEGDIDATDNDEGDIDATDDDEGGIDAIDDEADSSTVGTDSPIDGGKPYLEALPSGYAADIVVMDWLEFLVEEAGVDGAARTIAYYETIEWIDTVAADALQTFLNGFGGGVEAAPDPQSSLTVEHHNASLRYISRIANPDMGMVAFDERTDRGGPHARSGMGRSGRYAERSFDPSGREPANREVESDGGREIDGSDDPRIMRHCPPDRSEHDERNAGGFDWRDDNVE; encoded by the coding sequence ATGATCGATAATCTACTCGGCGGCGGCGATGACGACGATGATCCCGGAGAGAGCGACGTCGACGACATGGACGGTGGGCTCTTCGACGACGGCGACGATCTGATGGGTGACGGGGACGATCTGATGGGTGACGGGGACGATCTGATGGGTGATGATGATGAGTTGATGGGCGACGACATGGGATTCGACGACATGGACGGTGGGGGCGCAGCGACGTCGGCGGAGGTCGACAACCGGATCGACGAACTCGAAAACGAAGTCGCGTCGCTATCTTCGACGGTCAACACGGTCAAAAGCGAGAACGAGCAGATAAGCGAGTCGGTCGGTAACGTCGAGGAGAACGTCCGAAAGCTGCTCGAGGTGTACGAGATGGTGACGCGCGGCGTGAACCCTTTCATCGACGAGAGCGACATGGGCGATGGCTTCGGCAGCGGAACGATCGGTGACGGCTCGATGGGGCTGTTTGGCGACGACGAGGAGGAATCGGAGATCGACAGCTCGGTCGCGGATGCGAGCGCAGACGAGTTCTTCGACGAGGATTTCGAGGACGGGGAGGAGGACGACTTTGATGACTTCGATGATTTCGACGATGACGGGGGGTTCGACGACGAACTGGAGGACGACTTCGACGGGGATTTTGAAGATGACTTCGACGAAGAGTTCGAGGATGATGAAAGCGAAGACGGCGGAAAGTCCTTCGAGGAACTCAAAGCGGAATACGATTCAGGGGAGGCTGAGTGGGACGACGAAGCGGCAACGGACGCTGACGAGCTGGACGATACTGAAACGGACGATCCGGAAATCGGTGAGGATAATTCGGATTTCGATACATCGGCCTCCGACCCCGATCCGAATCTCGATGACCGTAATGACGAGGGAGATATCGACGCCACCGACAATGACGAGGGAGATATCGACGCCACCGACGATGACGAGGGAGGTATTGACGCTATCGACGACGAAGCGGACTCGTCGACGGTCGGTACCGATTCGCCGATCGACGGCGGGAAGCCCTACCTCGAAGCGTTGCCGTCGGGGTACGCCGCCGATATCGTCGTCATGGACTGGCTCGAATTCCTCGTCGAAGAGGCTGGCGTCGACGGGGCGGCTCGAACGATCGCGTACTACGAGACTATAGAGTGGATCGACACTGTGGCCGCCGACGCGCTGCAGACGTTTTTGAACGGCTTCGGTGGCGGAGTCGAGGCTGCCCCCGACCCGCAGTCCTCGTTGACTGTAGAACACCACAACGCGAGCCTCCGATACATCAGCCGTATCGCGAACCCGGACATGGGGATGGTCGCCTTCGACGAGCGAACCGATCGAGGGGGACCTCACGCGAGAAGCGGTATGGGGCGAAGTGGGAGGTATGCCGAACGATCGTTCGATCCGAGCGGACGAGAGCCTGCGAACCGGGAAGTCGAATCCGACGGCGGGCGTGAGATCGACGGATCGGATGACCCCCGAATCATGCGACACTGTCCACCGGATCGCTCCGAGCACGACGAACGGAACGCCGGGGGATTCGACTGGCGCGACGACAACGTTGAGTGA
- a CDS encoding DUF7385 family protein: MTALDIHAERHRLKQLTDDGDGTLFENRDGVDCPACGAQFVRMFATTRRTVSFPENDGSRFCFVRSDETVQLFRH; this comes from the coding sequence ATGACGGCGCTCGACATTCACGCCGAGCGCCATCGACTCAAACAGCTCACCGACGACGGCGACGGAACGCTGTTCGAAAACCGTGACGGCGTCGACTGTCCCGCGTGTGGCGCGCAGTTCGTGCGGATGTTCGCCACCACGCGGCGGACCGTCTCGTTCCCGGAGAACGACGGCTCGCGGTTCTGTTTCGTCAGGAGCGACGAGACAGTCCAACTGTTCAGACATTGA